The following are encoded together in the Candidatus Eisenbacteria bacterium genome:
- a CDS encoding M28 family peptidase gives MASRRHPSLGRSVFAAAALLALSAPWVLAAALSPAILERARTVRDRALDDDTAYECLRSLTTEVGPRLAGSPADARAVAWAVAKLKSLGFQNVRAEPVRVPRWIRGEARAEIVSPWPQSLTVAALGGSVATPPEGVEAEVVTVGSLEELAKMPRDRIAGRIVFFNRRMERTHDIAGYRAAVPIRSRGPSEAAKLGAVAALIRSVGTSNARFPHTGGTRNDPKGPRIAGLALSNPDADLLERQIASGQPVRMRVFNTSVMAESTMSANVIGEFPGRKWRKEIVLLAAHLDSWDLGTGAHDDGAGVAIVTAAARLVAQMKPARTLRVVLYANEENGTSGARAYARDHRAEIDQHVLGLESDLGAFRVLSLHSKVPLERLQVAREFHAALEPMGIVWGGNEASAGADIDTLGGLGMPLMALETDAAPYFDLHHNANDTFDKVDPALLRQNVAAYAMVALMAAEVEGGLGRLPKPQATGSTPVEPIAKPGGAGTKP, from the coding sequence ATGGCGTCCAGGCGGCACCCCTCGCTCGGTCGGTCCGTGTTCGCTGCCGCGGCGCTCCTCGCCTTGAGCGCTCCCTGGGTGCTGGCGGCCGCACTCTCGCCCGCCATCCTCGAGCGCGCGCGAACGGTGCGCGATCGCGCGCTGGACGACGACACCGCGTACGAGTGCCTGCGCTCGCTGACCACCGAGGTGGGTCCTCGGCTTGCCGGCTCACCCGCGGACGCGCGCGCGGTCGCGTGGGCCGTCGCCAAGCTCAAGTCGCTGGGCTTCCAGAACGTTCGCGCCGAGCCCGTGCGCGTGCCGCGCTGGATCCGTGGCGAGGCCAGAGCCGAGATCGTGTCACCGTGGCCCCAGAGCCTGACCGTCGCAGCACTCGGGGGATCGGTCGCCACGCCCCCGGAAGGAGTCGAGGCCGAAGTCGTCACGGTCGGCTCGCTCGAGGAGCTGGCCAAGATGCCGCGCGATCGGATCGCCGGCAGGATCGTGTTCTTCAACCGCCGCATGGAGCGCACCCATGACATCGCCGGATACCGGGCCGCGGTTCCCATCCGTAGCCGGGGGCCCAGCGAAGCCGCCAAGCTCGGCGCCGTCGCCGCGTTGATTCGCAGCGTCGGCACATCGAACGCGCGATTCCCGCACACCGGCGGCACACGAAACGACCCCAAGGGTCCCCGGATCGCCGGGCTTGCGCTCTCCAATCCCGATGCCGATCTGCTCGAGCGTCAGATCGCCTCGGGCCAGCCGGTGCGCATGCGCGTCTTCAATACCTCGGTGATGGCCGAGTCGACGATGTCGGCCAACGTGATCGGTGAGTTCCCGGGAAGGAAGTGGCGCAAGGAGATCGTGCTCCTCGCCGCTCATCTCGACTCGTGGGATCTCGGCACCGGCGCTCACGATGACGGCGCCGGCGTGGCGATCGTGACGGCCGCCGCGCGACTGGTGGCGCAGATGAAGCCGGCGCGCACGCTGCGCGTCGTTCTCTACGCCAACGAGGAGAACGGCACCTCGGGCGCCAGGGCCTACGCCCGTGATCACCGCGCGGAGATCGATCAGCACGTGCTCGGCCTGGAGTCCGACCTCGGCGCCTTCCGCGTGCTGTCGCTGCACAGCAAGGTGCCGCTCGAGCGGCTTCAGGTGGCCCGCGAGTTCCATGCCGCGCTCGAGCCCATGGGCATCGTGTGGGGAGGCAACGAGGCGAGCGCCGGCGCGGACATCGACACGCTGGGCGGGCTGGGCATGCCGTTGATGGCGCTCGAGACGGACGCGGCGCCGTATTTCGACCTTCACCACAACGCCAACGACACCTTCGACAAGGTGGATCCGGCGCTGCTGCGACAGAACGTGGCCGCCTACGCCATGGTCGCGCTGATGGCCGCCGAGGTCGAAGGCGGATTGGGCCGGCTTCCGAAGCCACAGGCTACCGGCAGCACCCCGGTGGAGCCGATCGCGAAGCCTGGAGGCGCGGGCACCAAGCCCTAG